In Candidatus Krumholzibacteriia bacterium, the DNA window CGTGATTGATCTCGTAATGGCGGCGGCAGACCTTCCTGGTCGCACCCGACAGACCGATCGTCTCCGGGCGTTGTCTCTCGGTGAAGCCATATCCTCGATATGCCGGGATTCGGATCGTCAGCCGCCAACGGATGACAACAGCGAATGTCAGCCCCCAGGGACTGACATTTGGCTTCGTCAGCCCGAGCCGACTGACGACCTCCCGCCCAGCCTTTTCGAATGTATTCGTACGCCGCCCGAGCGTGCACTCGACTTCGAGCCCAGAGCTGCGACCGAATCTTCCCGGACGTCGCAGGGACCCGCTGGTCGAGTGCCGGCTCCACCGCGGAACATCCCCAACCGTCACCGCGCCCTGACGCCCACGGCCGTCACTCCTCCCGCTCGTCCATCATCCGCTGCAGCTGGTCGAGCTCGCCCTGCACTTCCTGCTTCCAGGCGTTCCAGGTCTCCTGGGTCTGCGACTCGGCCTCGTGCATCCGCCGGCGCATGCGGTCGCGGGCCTCCTCGAGGCGGGCGGTGCGCTCGTCGGAGTGCATGCCTCCGTGGCCGTCGCCGCCGTGCATGGAGTCGATCTCCATCTCGACCTGTTCCACGCGCTGTTGCATGGACTCCATCATCCGTTCGCGTTCCTCTTGCCAGCTGCCGTCGTCGTCGCCGCCACAGCCGATCGTGAACACGAGCGCGAGTGCGAGGATCGTGGGAAGGATGCGCATGACGTGCCTCCGGGATGGGTGGGCGGTCTCCAGGACCGGGTGCACCGACGGTGACGCCTGCGGCACGCGACGGGCATGGGTGGAATCCCGAGCCGGGGATCGGTGAGGGGGTGATTCCCCACCTCGGCGGGCCGTGCGGGCGGTGGCCAGACGCACCGGGGGCAGGCATCATGGATCCATGCAGCGCGCGAAGGGACAACGCGGCCGCTGGGCCTTCCTGTCGTTGGCGGCACTGGGCGTCGTGTACGGCGACATCGGTACGAGTCCGCTGTACGCGGTGCGCGAGTGCTTCTACGGGCACTACGGGGTGGAGCCGGTCGAGGCGAACGTGCTGGGCGTGCTGTCGCTGGTGACGTGGTCGCTGCTGTTCGTCATCTCGCTCAAGTATCTGGTGTTCGTGCTGCGCGCCGACTACGACGGCGAGGGTGGAATCCTGGCCCTCATGGAACTGGTGTTGCGCCGCAGCGAGGGGCGCGGCCGGAGCTGGATCCTGATGCTCGGAATCTTCGGGGCGTCGTTGCTGTACGGCGACGGCATCATCACCCCGGCGATCTCGGTCCTGAGCGCCGTCGAGGGGCTGGAGGTGGTCACGCCGGGGCTCGGCGTGTGGGTGGTTCCCATCACGGTGGGCATCCTGGTGGCGCTGTTCGCGGTGCAGCGCACGGGGACGGCCGGCGTGGGGCGGTGGTTCGGGCCGATCATGCTGGTGTGGTTCGCCACCCTGGCCGCGCTGGGCGTGGCGTCGGTGCTCGACGAACCCGGGGTGCTGCGCGGGCTGGATCCGCGCCACGGAGTGCAGTTCCTCGTCGCGAACGGCATGACCGGCCTCACCATCCTCGGCATCGTCTTCCTGGTGGTGACCGGCGGCGAGGCGCTCTACGCCGACCTGGGGCACTTCGGGACCTTTCCGATCCGTCTGAGCTGGCACCTGGTCGTGCTGCCGTCGTTGTTGCTGAACTACTTCGGGCAGGGCGCGCTGATCCTCGGTGGGGGCGCCGAGATCCACCATCCCTTCTACCAGCTGGTCCCGGCGTGGGGAATGGGGCCGATGGTCGTGCTGGCCACCGCCGCGACGGTGATCGCGTCGCAGGCGATCATCTCGGGGGCGTTCTCGCTGTCGTACCAGGCCATGCAGCTCGGATACCTGCCACGCCTGGCGGTGCGGCACACCTCGGCCACCGAGCGCGGACAGATCTACGTGCCCAGCGTGAACTGGATGCTACTGGTGGCCACGGTGGCCCTGGTGCTGGGCTTCCGGACGTCCGGGGCGCTGGCCTCGGCCTACGGGGTGGCGATCGCCACCACCATGGTGATCACCACGCTGGTGCTCTACGCCGCGCTGCGGGGTGTGTTCGGGTGGAGGCGCAGCGCGGCCCTGGCCCTGTGCGGGTTCTTCGTCGTCTTCGACCTGGCCTACTTCGCGGCAAACATGCTCAAGTTCGCCGACGGGGGATGGGTGCCGCTGCTGGTGGCCGGCGGCGTCATGCTGCTGATGACCACCTGGCGGCGCGGGCGGGCGATCGAACGGCGCCGGATCCGCGACCTCGCGGTCGATCCCGTGCAGCACCTGGCCGACATCGGCGGCGGCGGGACCTACCGACGGGTGCCGGGGACGGCCGTCTACCTCTCGCACACCGCCACCGGAACGCCGCGGACGCTGGTCGACAACCTCGAGCACAATCACGCCCTGCACCGCCGCGTGGTGCTGTTCACCGTGCGCACGGTGCGGCGGCCGTGGACGGCCGACGACGATCGGCTGCGCGTGGAGCGGCTGCGCGACGACCTGCACCGGCTGGTCGCGCACGTGGGCTTCCTGGAACGGATCGACGTGCCCGCGCTGCTGGCCCAGGCCGACCGGGAGTTCGACCTCGACCTGGATCTCGACGGCCTGACCTACTTCGTCGGCGACGAGTTCCACGTCCCCACGCCCGAACTGGGCATGGACCAGCTCCGCTCGCACCTGTACGCCTGGCTCGCCCGCAACCAGCACCGCGTGACCCGCTTCTACCACCTGCCGGCCGACCAGGTGATCGAGCTGGGGCGCAGGGTGTCGGTCTGAGCATCCGAGCGCAGTTCCGTTGTGGTCGGCGGCGGGTCGACTGGCTATCCTGCGGCCTCCTCTCGGACGGATCGATCCATGCGCGGCACACGGGGCGTTCTGCAGAACATCGGGATCCTGGCCTTCGGTCAGGCGGCGAGCCAGGCGCTCGGCGTGGTCGCGCTCGTGTTCCTGGCGCGGCACCTGGGCACGCACTGGTTCGGGGTCGTCCAGATCGGCGTGACCTTCATGACCTACACGCTGATCGTGGCCGAGTGGGGGATGATCTCGACCGGCATCCGCGGGGTGTCGCGTCTCGACGACCAGGGCGCCGTGCGGCGCTACGTGCGCACCCACATGGGCCTGATGGCCGTGCAGGCGCTGGTGGTGCTGACGATCGGTGCGGTGGTGCTGCCGCGTCTGCCCTTCGTGCGGGAGGATCCGGTCGTCTTCTGGATCTACCTGCTGTCGGTCGTTCCCCAGGTCTTCCTGCTGAGCTGGGCCGCGGCGGGTCTGGAACGCATGACCTGGGTGGGAGCGGCGAAGATCGCGCGCGCGGGTCTGTACGCCGTGTTCGTGCTCGCCCTCTTGATCCCGCTGGAGCAGCTCACGGGACTCGCGCCGCAGCGGATCGTTCCGGCCCTGTACCTGCTCGCCCTGACCGGTGCCGCGCTGATCGTCGGCATTCCCCTCTCGCGCTGGATCGGAGGAGCGCCGCTGCCGGTGTTGCCCACGCTGGCGGAGGCGCGGGAGCGGTGGCGGCAGGCGACGCCGATCGCGGCGAGCGTGATCGTGCTGCGCGTGCTCGTGAGCATCGACCTGATCGTGCTCGGCGTGCTCGCCACGCCCGAGGTGGCGGGCAACTACGCGGCCGCGTCGCGGATCATCGCGCTGCTGGTGGTGGCGATCGAGGTGTTGTGGTCGGCGCTGCTGCCGCGCTTCAGCCGCCTGGCGAAGCTCGATCCCGCCGGCCATCGCCGCGCCTTCAACCTGTACTTCGGTTTCGTGTGCGCGGCGCTGCTGCCGGTGGCGGTGGGTGGATCCCTGGTGGCCGACGACCTGATGGCCGTGCTGTACGGGGCGCAGTTCCCCGACGCGGGACCGGTGTTCTCGGTGCTGATCGTGAGCACCAGCCTGCTGGCCCTGGGCATGTTCCTGGGCAATGCGCTGATCAGCGAGAACCGGCAGTCGCGCTACGTGCCGGCGGTGGTGGTCGGAGCGGTGGTCGCGGTGGTCGGGGCGTGGCTGCTCGTGCCGCGTCTGGGCGGAATCGGGGCCGCCTTCGGCATGGCGGCCGGACACACCCTGCTGTTCGTGGGCCTGGTCGGCACCTTCCTGCCGCGCTTCGACCGGTCCTTCGTGCGCACGATCATGGTCCTGCTCCCGGCACTGGCCGTCATGGCGGTGGTGGTGGAGCTGCTGGGTGACGCGCACGTCTTCGTGCGGGTGGTCGCCGGCGGCGTGACGTACGGCGCGCTGGCGCTGTGGCCCCTGCGTGGGCTGCTGCGGACGCATCGCACGACCGGGCCGGGATCGGCGCCCTGAGCGCTTCGGCAGCCTGGCGTGCCCCGCGCCCCTGTGCTACTTTCCGCGCCTCATGATCGAGCGGTACCAGACCCCAGAGATGGCCGGCCTGTGGGCCGACGACGGGCGCTTCGAGATCTGGCGCGACGTCGAGGTCGCCGCCTGCGAAGCCCTGGCCGAGCTGGGGGAGATCCCCGCCGAGGCCGCCCGGACGATCCGCGAGAAGGCGGGCTTCGACGTCGCCCGCATCCACGAGATCGAGGCGACGACCAATCACGACGTCATCGCCTTCCTCACCAGCATGGCCGAGCACATCGGCCCCGACTCGCGCTGGGTCCACCTGGGCATGACCAGCTCGGACCTGCTCGACACCACGCTGGCCGTGCAGTGCAAGCGGGCCGGGGAGCTGATCCTCGAGGAACTCGACCGGCTGATCACGGCGACGACCGCGCGCGCGGTCGAGCACAAGCGCACCGTGATGATCGGCCGCAGTCACGGCGTGCACGCCGAACCCACGACCTTCGGCCTGAAGCTGCTGGTGTGGGTCGACGAGCTGAAGCGTGACCGCGCGCGCCTGACCGCGGCGATCGAGCGTGTGGCGGTGGGGCAGATCAGCGGGCCGGTGGGGACCTTCGCGCACATCGCGCCCGAGGTCGAAGCCCGCGTCTGCGCGCACTTCGGCCTGGGCGTGAGTCCGGTGAGCACGCAGGTCGTCCAGCGCGATCGCCACGCCGAGTTCCTCAACGCCATCGCCCTGTGCGGGGCCACGCTCGAGACCATGGCGATCGAGGTCCGCCATCTGCAGCGCACCGAGGTGCGCGAGGCCGAGGAACCCTTCGGCAAGGGCCAGAAGGGCAGCTCGGCCATGCCGCACAAGCGCAATCCCATCCTGTGCGAGCGGCTCACCGGCATGGCGCGTCTGCTGCGCACGAACGCGCAGGCGGCGATCGAGAACGTCGCGCTCTGGCACGAGCGCGACATCAGCCACTCGAGCGTGGAGCGGGTGATCCTGCCCGACTCGACCACGCTGCTGCACTACATGCTGCGCAAGACCGTGCCCTTGATCGAAGGACTGCGCGTGTTCCCCGAGCGGATGCGCGAGAACCTGGAGTCGACGGGCGGCCTGTACCACAGCGGTGCGATCCTGCTGGCGCTCGCCCGCGAGGGGCTGACCCGCGAGGAGGCCTACCGCATCGTGCAGGCGGCGGCCATGCGCAGCTGGGAGGAGGGGCGACCCTTCGAGGAGGTCGCCCGCGCCGACGAGGAACTCGCCCGACACCTCGACGCCGACGCCCTCGACGCCTGCTTCGACCTGCAACGACACCTGCGTCACGTCGACACCATCTTCGCCCGCGTCCTCGGCGACGAGGGCGCGGCGCACTAGCACCCACGGGCGCGCGGGGGAGCGCCGGGGGCGCTCCCGACCCCCGCGCCCGCCGACCGGAGGCCCGTCCTCTTGATCGTCTCGGTTTCCGAACTCGACGACGCCGCGCTGCGCGACGCATTGCGCGAGCTGTCGATCACCATGTCGCTGAGCGAGGCGCGGAAGGTGGCCGAGCTGATCGGCCGCGATCCGACCGACACCGAGCTCACCCTCTTCGACACCATGTGGAGCGAGCACTGCTCGTACAAGAGCAGCCGCCGCGTGCTGAAGCAGCATCTGCCCACGGAGGCCGGCAACGTGATCGTGCCGGTGGGCGAGGACGCCGGCGTGATCCGCTTCGGCGAGATCGACGGCGTACGCTACGGCATCGTCGTGGCCCACGAGAGCCACAACCACCCCTCGCAGGTCATGCCCGTCGAGGGCGCGGCCACCGGGATCGGCGGCGTGGTCCGCGACGTCTACTGCATGGGTGCCGACGTGATCGGCGTGCTCGACCCGTTGCGCTTCGGCGATCCCGAGGGCGCGCAGTCCGAGCGCAGTGTCGAGATCATGCGCGAGGTCATGGAGGGCATCGCCATGTACGGCAACGCCCTCGGCGTGCCGAACCTCGGTGGCGACGTGGTCTTCGACGCCTGCTACGACGACAACTGCCTGGTGAACGTGGTGGCGATCGGTGTGGTACGCGAGGACCACATCGTGCACAGCCGCGTGCCGAAGGAGGCCGCCGACGAGCCCTACGACCTGATCCTCGTCGGCAAGCCCACCGACTGGAGCGGCATGGGCGGCGCCGCCTTCGCCAGCGCCGACCTCGACCACGCGGCCGCGCTCGACAACAAGGGCAGCGTGCAGGTCGCCGATCCCTTCCTCAAGCGCGTGCTGGTGGTGGCCAACCGCGCCGTGCTCGAGTTCTGCCGCGAGCAGGACGTGACGATCGGCTTCAAGGATCTCGGCGCGGGTGGCATCGCCTGTGTGAGCAGCGAGCTGGCCGACGCCGGCGGCTTCGGCATCGAGCTCGACCTGGCCCACGCCAACCTCGCCGAGGGCGACCTTCCCGACCGCGTGGCCGCCTGCAGCGAGACCCAGGAACGCTTCGCCCTGGCCGTGCCGCAGCGCCTGACCGACGACGTGCTGCGCATCTACAACGAGACCTACGAGATCGGCGCCATGTACGACGGCGCCGGCGCCGTGCGTCTGGGACGCATCCTGCCGCCGCAGGACGGCGAGCCCCGCATGTACCGCCTGAAGCGCGGCGACGAGGTCCTCGTGGACGTCCCGGTGGAGCTGATCACCGAGGGCATCCGCTACGACCGCCCGGCCAACCCGCGCCAGCCCGACTTCAGCGAGCATCCCCTGCTGACCGAGGGGCGCGACGTCACGGCCGTGCTGCCGCAGCTGCTCGGTAGTCCGCATCTATGCAGCCGCCGCGAGCTCTACCAGCACTACGACAGCGAGGTGCAGGGCCGCACGGCGATGAAGCCGGGCAACGCCGACGCCGGGCTGACGATTCCCGTGCCCGGACACGCCGCAGGACTGGCCGTGACCGTCGACGGCAACCCGCGCGTGGCGCGCGTGGACCCCTATCTCGGCGGTGTTCACGCAGTGGTGGAGGCGGCCCGGAACCTGGCCTGCGTGGGCGGTGTTCCAGCGGCCGTGACCGACTGCCTGAACTTCGGCAACCCCGAGAACCCCGAGGTCTTCCACGACTTCGAACTCGGGGTGCAGGGGATCGGCGACGCCTGCCGCGGCCTCGGCCGCATCGACGCCGAGGGCGAGCCGCTGCCCGTGGTGAGCGGCAACGTGAGCTTCTACAACCA includes these proteins:
- a CDS encoding KUP/HAK/KT family potassium transporter, translated to MQRAKGQRGRWAFLSLAALGVVYGDIGTSPLYAVRECFYGHYGVEPVEANVLGVLSLVTWSLLFVISLKYLVFVLRADYDGEGGILALMELVLRRSEGRGRSWILMLGIFGASLLYGDGIITPAISVLSAVEGLEVVTPGLGVWVVPITVGILVALFAVQRTGTAGVGRWFGPIMLVWFATLAALGVASVLDEPGVLRGLDPRHGVQFLVANGMTGLTILGIVFLVVTGGEALYADLGHFGTFPIRLSWHLVVLPSLLLNYFGQGALILGGGAEIHHPFYQLVPAWGMGPMVVLATAATVIASQAIISGAFSLSYQAMQLGYLPRLAVRHTSATERGQIYVPSVNWMLLVATVALVLGFRTSGALASAYGVAIATTMVITTLVLYAALRGVFGWRRSAALALCGFFVVFDLAYFAANMLKFADGGWVPLLVAGGVMLLMTTWRRGRAIERRRIRDLAVDPVQHLADIGGGGTYRRVPGTAVYLSHTATGTPRTLVDNLEHNHALHRRVVLFTVRTVRRPWTADDDRLRVERLRDDLHRLVAHVGFLERIDVPALLAQADREFDLDLDLDGLTYFVGDEFHVPTPELGMDQLRSHLYAWLARNQHRVTRFYHLPADQVIELGRRVSV
- a CDS encoding flippase gives rise to the protein MRGTRGVLQNIGILAFGQAASQALGVVALVFLARHLGTHWFGVVQIGVTFMTYTLIVAEWGMISTGIRGVSRLDDQGAVRRYVRTHMGLMAVQALVVLTIGAVVLPRLPFVREDPVVFWIYLLSVVPQVFLLSWAAAGLERMTWVGAAKIARAGLYAVFVLALLIPLEQLTGLAPQRIVPALYLLALTGAALIVGIPLSRWIGGAPLPVLPTLAEARERWRQATPIAASVIVLRVLVSIDLIVLGVLATPEVAGNYAAASRIIALLVVAIEVLWSALLPRFSRLAKLDPAGHRRAFNLYFGFVCAALLPVAVGGSLVADDLMAVLYGAQFPDAGPVFSVLIVSTSLLALGMFLGNALISENRQSRYVPAVVVGAVVAVVGAWLLVPRLGGIGAAFGMAAGHTLLFVGLVGTFLPRFDRSFVRTIMVLLPALAVMAVVVELLGDAHVFVRVVAGGVTYGALALWPLRGLLRTHRTTGPGSAP
- the purB gene encoding adenylosuccinate lyase, producing MIERYQTPEMAGLWADDGRFEIWRDVEVAACEALAELGEIPAEAARTIREKAGFDVARIHEIEATTNHDVIAFLTSMAEHIGPDSRWVHLGMTSSDLLDTTLAVQCKRAGELILEELDRLITATTARAVEHKRTVMIGRSHGVHAEPTTFGLKLLVWVDELKRDRARLTAAIERVAVGQISGPVGTFAHIAPEVEARVCAHFGLGVSPVSTQVVQRDRHAEFLNAIALCGATLETMAIEVRHLQRTEVREAEEPFGKGQKGSSAMPHKRNPILCERLTGMARLLRTNAQAAIENVALWHERDISHSSVERVILPDSTTLLHYMLRKTVPLIEGLRVFPERMRENLESTGGLYHSGAILLALAREGLTREEAYRIVQAAAMRSWEEGRPFEEVARADEELARHLDADALDACFDLQRHLRHVDTIFARVLGDEGAAH
- the purL gene encoding phosphoribosylformylglycinamidine synthase subunit PurL, which gives rise to MIVSVSELDDAALRDALRELSITMSLSEARKVAELIGRDPTDTELTLFDTMWSEHCSYKSSRRVLKQHLPTEAGNVIVPVGEDAGVIRFGEIDGVRYGIVVAHESHNHPSQVMPVEGAATGIGGVVRDVYCMGADVIGVLDPLRFGDPEGAQSERSVEIMREVMEGIAMYGNALGVPNLGGDVVFDACYDDNCLVNVVAIGVVREDHIVHSRVPKEAADEPYDLILVGKPTDWSGMGGAAFASADLDHAAALDNKGSVQVADPFLKRVLVVANRAVLEFCREQDVTIGFKDLGAGGIACVSSELADAGGFGIELDLAHANLAEGDLPDRVAACSETQERFALAVPQRLTDDVLRIYNETYEIGAMYDGAGAVRLGRILPPQDGEPRMYRLKRGDEVLVDVPVELITEGIRYDRPANPRQPDFSEHPLLTEGRDVTAVLPQLLGSPHLCSRRELYQHYDSEVQGRTAMKPGNADAGLTIPVPGHAAGLAVTVDGNPRVARVDPYLGGVHAVVEAARNLACVGGVPAAVTDCLNFGNPENPEVFHDFELGVQGIGDACRGLGRIDAEGEPLPVVSGNVSFYNQSSSGSAVAPSPIVCGLGIVSDVGRSRSLSLKTAGNPIFRVGAFTPELGGSVVAHVLDPDWRGAPPPVDFEALRAEIRTVLEAYHQQWAQAIHDVSEGGTVVAVAEMALGPNGDLRRGARIDLGAFAGAHGDFAAAFGESGAFLVEVDADSAAAFEEAVARHGASFARIGEVTDESTLRVDGLQQGGVMWSLDELADVRELTMPRLLNRRADEGGAA